A section of the Desulfuribacillus stibiiarsenatis genome encodes:
- a CDS encoding YlqD family protein — MLVKRSVRVKMIMTDETRKEIEEKYLGELHQIRIELEQLEFQNKKLVAEARRKSIDAKDIIYKFDQEKKKRALRLEQLEIKIKEILKIENGVELAYSTVDSYVTVEIGSKWETLIESPEIILKDGIVVEIRNP, encoded by the coding sequence ATGTTAGTGAAAAGATCTGTAAGGGTTAAAATGATTATGACAGACGAAACTCGTAAAGAGATCGAAGAGAAATATTTAGGAGAATTACATCAGATTCGAATAGAGTTAGAACAATTAGAATTTCAAAATAAAAAATTAGTAGCTGAAGCAAGGCGGAAATCGATTGATGCTAAAGATATTATCTATAAATTTGACCAAGAAAAGAAAAAACGTGCCCTTCGATTAGAGCAATTAGAAATTAAAATTAAGGAAATCCTAAAGATTGAGAATGGCGTTGAATTAGCATACAGTACAGTGGACAGTTATGTCACTGTTGAAATAGGTAGTAAGTGGGAAACATTAATAGAGAGTCCCGAAATTATACTTAAGGATGGAATTGTAGTAGAAATTAGAAATCCATAA
- the rplS gene encoding 50S ribosomal protein L19: MNVLSQITKEQVKSEIPSFKPGDTVKIHVKVIEGTRERIQVFEGVVIKRRGADISETFTVRKISYGVGVERTFPIHSPKIEKIEVLRRGRVRRAKLYYLRNLTGKAARIREIL, translated from the coding sequence ATGAACGTACTTAGCCAAATAACTAAAGAACAAGTTAAGAGTGAAATTCCATCTTTTAAGCCAGGGGATACGGTTAAAATTCACGTAAAAGTTATTGAAGGAACTCGTGAACGTATTCAGGTTTTTGAAGGAGTAGTAATTAAGCGTCGTGGTGCAGATATTAGCGAAACTTTCACAGTTCGCAAGATCTCCTACGGAGTAGGTGTGGAGCGTACTTTCCCAATCCATTCACCAAAGATCGAAAAGATTGAAGTTCTTCGCCGCGGACGTGTTCGTCGTGCGAAACTTTACTACTTACGTAATCTTACAGGTAAAGCTGCTCGTATTAGAGAAATATTATAA
- the smc gene encoding chromosome segregation protein SMC has product MFLKRLEIRGFKSFADKTELEFPQGITAVVGPNGSGKSNISDAVRWVLGEQSAKSLRGQKMEDIIFAGSDSRKPINFAEVTLVLDNEQQALPIDYSEVAVTRKVYRSGESEYLLNNQTCRLKDIHELFMDTGLGKEAYSIIGQGRIEEVLSSKSEERRGIFEEAAGIVKFKSRKREAEKKLEETELNLVRVHDVMMELEDQIEPLKEASEKAEKFLQLRAELKQLDIALHAHQIEVFDQEWKQFTKEKEILEEQLSSISISSQSREAECTQLKWNLSKCEQLLDQYQSTYTDISTQLEKTIGDKKVLIERKQNIDTNIQQFTSESEQLQFSYDIKLQQIQENEAYIAQTKQQYKQKKSELELQLHVLKNQENDVISKDALLEKMKSDIIDNLQKQATNRNESKYAEQANEKIRVKVEQLQQQSRHLKQQIEELNKQQKSFQEQLHNVTASMATAKEQYSKQKSTLETAQAAYQVSLDEYQQNVQLFHRKKDRQKLLNEMENEYAGYFQGTKEILQTKDRDKALQRDIKGAVVDLIKVPQPYETAIETALGNALQHIVVSDEVTAQKCIQLLKSKARGRATFLPLTIIKGTQRTYPECHGLDGFVGYAAELISYDSMFQGIIHNLLGNVMITKDIKAATEIAKKIGFKCRVVTLDGDYINPGGAMTGGAQQKGTSSLMSRKNEITQLQTELSDLKIRLTEAELENNSKKTHIENQQRELATLLNQIDELRHQEIGFHAEAQKLTQEIQHRTENLSICMEENQLHQADVITNENKIAEIDQLLSQLIQEHQTLELDLQQHQKKLMVELSQKETMSTSITELRIDLAKFEEQLNTLQDNHKRNQEELQELFIRKSKIANSHSDLVHQFGTIDTEMDRLDQMTEHLLREKTRLEQMIQDERVGRKRLQDHVNELEATIANLLEQSKAYDKQIHQLDLKANRCDVELNNALRQLEEEYEISYEKAKKDYPLQEELSVMKPKIKGLKDKIHALGEVNTGAIEEYQRVYERYHFLKYQKEDLQEAINKIYDVIQEMNVEMERRFIESFKLIKDNFSDVFQKMFGGGRASLQLSDPSNILNTGIEIFAEPPGKKLQHLSLLSGGERALTAIALLFAILRVSPVPFCILDEVEAALDEANVSRFANYLRKFSEHTQFIVVTHRKGTMEAADILYGVTMEGSGVSKMISVKLEDAVKMNLTGEQVEAS; this is encoded by the coding sequence ACAACCAAACCTGCCGTCTGAAGGATATCCATGAGCTTTTTATGGATACAGGGCTTGGTAAAGAAGCTTATTCTATTATTGGACAAGGTAGAATTGAAGAGGTCTTAAGCAGTAAATCCGAGGAACGTCGAGGGATATTCGAAGAAGCGGCCGGTATAGTAAAGTTCAAGTCTCGAAAAAGAGAAGCAGAGAAAAAGTTAGAAGAAACGGAATTGAATCTAGTTCGTGTACATGATGTGATGATGGAATTAGAAGATCAAATTGAACCATTAAAGGAAGCATCTGAGAAAGCGGAGAAATTTCTACAGTTGCGTGCAGAGTTAAAGCAACTGGATATTGCCCTACATGCCCATCAAATAGAAGTATTTGATCAGGAATGGAAACAATTCACAAAAGAAAAAGAAATCCTAGAGGAACAGCTTTCTTCAATTTCAATCAGTAGCCAATCGAGAGAAGCAGAATGCACACAATTGAAGTGGAATTTATCTAAGTGCGAACAGCTATTAGACCAATATCAGTCGACATACACAGACATTTCCACACAATTAGAAAAGACGATTGGTGACAAAAAAGTATTGATAGAGCGTAAGCAAAATATTGATACGAATATTCAACAATTTACGAGTGAAAGTGAACAATTGCAATTTTCTTATGATATTAAATTACAACAAATTCAAGAAAATGAGGCTTATATAGCCCAGACTAAACAGCAATACAAACAGAAGAAGAGCGAATTAGAACTTCAATTACATGTATTGAAGAATCAGGAAAATGACGTAATCAGTAAAGACGCTTTATTAGAGAAAATGAAAAGCGATATTATTGATAACCTACAAAAACAAGCAACTAATCGAAATGAATCTAAGTATGCTGAACAAGCAAATGAAAAGATACGTGTAAAAGTAGAACAATTACAACAGCAAAGCAGGCACCTTAAGCAGCAAATTGAAGAACTAAATAAGCAACAAAAGTCTTTTCAAGAGCAGTTACATAACGTAACAGCATCGATGGCTACTGCAAAGGAACAATATTCGAAACAAAAGAGTACTCTAGAAACAGCACAGGCGGCCTATCAAGTTTCCCTAGATGAATATCAACAAAACGTACAACTATTTCATAGGAAAAAAGACAGACAAAAATTACTGAATGAGATGGAAAATGAATATGCAGGGTATTTTCAAGGGACGAAGGAAATTTTACAGACGAAGGATCGGGACAAAGCATTACAGCGCGATATTAAGGGTGCTGTCGTAGATTTAATTAAGGTTCCTCAACCATATGAAACAGCCATAGAAACTGCCCTGGGGAATGCGTTACAACATATCGTAGTGTCAGACGAAGTAACAGCGCAAAAGTGTATACAACTGTTAAAGTCTAAAGCTCGTGGAAGGGCGACTTTTCTACCGTTAACGATTATTAAAGGAACCCAGAGAACGTATCCAGAGTGCCATGGATTGGATGGATTTGTTGGCTATGCTGCAGAGTTAATTTCATATGATAGCATGTTTCAGGGAATTATTCACAATCTATTAGGTAATGTTATGATTACCAAAGATATAAAAGCAGCTACTGAGATTGCCAAAAAAATCGGTTTTAAATGCAGAGTTGTGACTTTAGATGGAGACTATATTAACCCTGGTGGTGCAATGACAGGTGGAGCTCAGCAAAAAGGTACAAGCTCTTTAATGAGTAGAAAAAATGAGATCACGCAGCTACAAACGGAGCTATCTGATCTGAAGATTCGTTTAACTGAGGCTGAACTAGAGAATAATAGTAAAAAAACGCATATTGAAAATCAGCAACGTGAGTTGGCAACGCTACTAAATCAAATTGATGAGTTACGTCATCAAGAAATAGGCTTTCATGCAGAGGCTCAAAAACTTACGCAAGAAATACAACATCGTACAGAAAATCTTTCGATCTGTATGGAAGAAAACCAGCTACATCAAGCAGATGTCATAACCAATGAGAATAAGATTGCAGAAATTGATCAACTATTATCGCAATTGATTCAGGAACATCAAACACTTGAATTAGATTTACAACAGCACCAAAAAAAGTTAATGGTAGAGCTTTCCCAAAAGGAAACAATGTCAACATCAATCACAGAGCTAAGGATTGATTTAGCAAAATTTGAAGAACAACTAAACACTCTACAAGATAATCACAAAAGAAATCAAGAAGAACTACAAGAACTCTTCATTAGAAAAAGTAAAATTGCAAATAGCCATAGTGATTTAGTGCATCAATTTGGAACAATTGACACAGAAATGGATCGGCTCGATCAAATGACAGAACACCTATTAAGAGAAAAGACACGACTAGAGCAAATGATTCAAGACGAAAGAGTCGGTCGAAAACGTTTACAGGATCATGTCAATGAACTTGAGGCTACAATTGCCAATCTGTTAGAACAAAGCAAAGCATACGATAAACAAATCCATCAATTAGATTTAAAGGCGAATCGTTGCGATGTAGAGCTAAATAATGCGTTACGACAATTGGAAGAAGAATACGAAATTAGTTACGAGAAAGCTAAAAAGGATTACCCTCTACAAGAGGAGTTATCCGTGATGAAACCTAAGATTAAAGGGTTAAAGGATAAGATTCATGCGCTAGGCGAAGTCAACACAGGTGCAATCGAAGAATACCAAAGAGTATATGAACGATATCACTTTTTGAAATATCAAAAAGAAGATTTACAAGAAGCAATTAATAAAATTTATGATGTAATTCAAGAAATGAATGTTGAAATGGAAAGACGATTCATAGAAAGCTTCAAGCTTATTAAAGATAATTTCTCAGATGTATTCCAGAAAATGTTCGGTGGGGGAAGAGCAAGTTTGCAATTATCGGATCCATCCAACATATTGAATACGGGCATTGAGATATTTGCAGAACCTCCAGGCAAAAAACTCCAACATTTATCACTGCTATCGGGTGGAGAAAGGGCATTGACTGCGATTGCGCTATTATTTGCAATCTTACGCGTGAGTCCAGTTCCGTTTTGCATTCTTGATGAGGTGGAAGCAGCACTTGATGAAGCAAACGTCTCAAGATTTGCCAACTATTTACGTAAGTTTAGTGAACATACACAGTTTATTGTTGTAACTCACCGAAAGGGAACTATGGAGGCAGCAGATATCTTATACGGAGTGACAATGGAAGGTTCCGGGGTATCGAAAATGATTTCTGTTAAGTTAGAAGATGCAGTCAAAATGAATTTAACTGGAGAACAGGTGGAAGCGTCATAG
- the lepB gene encoding signal peptidase I, with protein MHESDSNRPDEIQDTINPHDGNNDSIAKSIGKEFVDWAVTLGVAVVLALLIRHFLFAIFIVDGESMYPTLKDSEWLIVNKAIYVVGEPRKNDIVVFHATATRDYIKRVIAVEGDELEMVNGEVYVNGNLLDEPYINEPMSYHNNYDKIVIPENKIFVMGDNRNKSADSRMHDIGFIDVDQVVGRAELAFWPINDIRRVK; from the coding sequence ATGCATGAATCAGATTCCAACCGACCAGATGAAATACAGGACACAATCAATCCACATGATGGGAATAATGATTCTATCGCGAAAAGCATTGGGAAAGAGTTTGTCGATTGGGCTGTAACCCTTGGAGTAGCAGTTGTGTTAGCACTTCTTATTAGACACTTTTTATTTGCTATTTTTATCGTTGATGGAGAATCCATGTACCCAACGTTAAAAGACTCTGAATGGTTGATTGTCAATAAAGCGATTTACGTGGTAGGTGAGCCACGAAAGAATGATATTGTAGTTTTCCACGCAACGGCAACAAGGGACTATATAAAGAGAGTCATAGCTGTCGAGGGTGATGAATTGGAGATGGTAAATGGGGAAGTCTATGTAAATGGTAATTTATTAGACGAACCTTATATAAATGAACCAATGTCTTACCATAATAATTATGATAAAATAGTAATTCCTGAGAATAAAATTTTTGTAATGGGTGACAATCGAAATAAAAGTGCAGATAGTCGCATGCATGATATCGGGTTTATTGATGTAGATCAAGTGGTCGGAAGAGCAGAATTAGCCTTTTGGCCAATCAATGACATCAGAAGAGTGAAGTAA
- a CDS encoding KH domain-containing protein, translated as MQKLVEVIAKSLVDYPDEVRVKEVVDGDSIVFELSVAQSDMGKIIGKQGKTVKALRTVVNAAAVKDNKKISVEII; from the coding sequence GTGCAAAAATTAGTAGAAGTAATTGCTAAGTCTCTGGTTGATTACCCTGATGAAGTCCGTGTTAAGGAAGTTGTCGACGGAGATTCTATCGTTTTTGAACTCAGTGTTGCTCAAAGTGACATGGGGAAAATTATCGGGAAACAGGGTAAGACAGTTAAAGCTTTGCGCACTGTTGTAAATGCAGCTGCAGTCAAAGATAACAAAAAAATTTCTGTTGAAATTATTTAG
- the rpsP gene encoding 30S ribosomal protein S16, which yields MAVRIRLKRMGAKKAPFYRVVVSDSRSPRDGRFIEEIGTYNPVTQPAQINISEDRALHWLQTGAQPSDTVRNLFSKLGILQKNHEMKQK from the coding sequence GTGGCAGTTCGTATTCGTTTAAAGCGTATGGGTGCAAAAAAAGCTCCGTTCTATCGCGTAGTAGTATCTGATTCTCGTTCTCCTCGTGATGGACGTTTCATTGAAGAAATCGGCACATACAACCCTGTAACTCAACCAGCACAAATCAACATCAGTGAAGATCGTGCTTTACATTGGTTACAAACAGGTGCTCAACCTTCAGATACAGTTCGTAACTTGTTCAGTAAGTTAGGAATTCTACAAAAGAACCATGAAATGAAACAAAAATAG
- the ffh gene encoding signal recognition particle protein: protein MVFQGLADRLQQTFNKLKKKGKITEADVKEALREVRLALLEADVNFKIVKQFIDKVKDRAVGQEILGSLTPGQQVIKLVNEELTELMGGTQSKLTISSSPPTVVMMVGLQGAGKTTSSGKLANYLKKQNRRPLLVACDIYRPAAIKQIQVLGQQLDIPVFSMGDKNSPVNIANAAIEHAKRHGNDYVIIDTAGRLHIDEALMDELIAVKGQVSPDEILLVVDAMTGQDAVNVAESFHKQLTLSGVVLTKLDGDTRGGAALSVKAVTGCPIKFAGMGEKLDALEPFHPDRMASRILGMGDVLSLIEKAQEGMDQDKAKELEKKMRNAEFTFDDFLDQMEQVRKMGPLDQVLGMLPGANKIKGIQNMQVDEKQLARVEAIVKSMTKHEKQNPEVINASRRKRIAAGSGTQVSDVNRLLKQFTDMKKMMKQFTSVQKGKGKKKFKLPFF, encoded by the coding sequence ATGGTTTTTCAGGGACTAGCCGACCGGTTACAACAAACCTTTAATAAATTAAAGAAAAAAGGTAAGATTACCGAAGCTGATGTTAAAGAAGCATTGCGCGAGGTTCGTTTAGCGCTGTTAGAAGCGGATGTAAACTTTAAGATTGTTAAACAATTTATAGATAAAGTAAAAGACCGCGCTGTTGGACAAGAGATTTTAGGCAGTCTAACGCCTGGTCAACAAGTGATAAAACTTGTGAACGAAGAACTTACTGAGCTAATGGGTGGAACCCAAAGCAAACTGACAATTAGTTCAAGTCCACCAACTGTAGTCATGATGGTAGGCTTACAAGGTGCTGGAAAGACTACATCCAGTGGTAAGCTAGCAAATTATCTTAAAAAGCAAAACCGTCGCCCGTTATTAGTTGCTTGTGATATTTATCGTCCAGCGGCTATTAAACAAATCCAAGTGTTAGGTCAACAATTAGATATCCCTGTATTCAGTATGGGAGATAAGAATAGTCCAGTTAATATTGCAAATGCAGCAATTGAGCATGCAAAACGTCATGGTAACGACTATGTCATTATCGATACAGCTGGTCGCTTGCATATTGATGAAGCTTTAATGGATGAACTAATCGCTGTTAAAGGTCAAGTATCGCCTGATGAAATACTTTTAGTAGTAGATGCAATGACAGGTCAAGATGCGGTAAATGTAGCAGAATCCTTTCATAAGCAACTTACACTATCAGGTGTAGTATTAACAAAACTTGATGGTGACACTCGTGGTGGTGCTGCCTTATCTGTTAAAGCAGTTACAGGATGCCCTATTAAGTTTGCGGGTATGGGTGAAAAGTTAGATGCACTTGAGCCTTTCCATCCAGATCGTATGGCATCTAGGATTCTTGGTATGGGCGATGTGTTATCTCTCATTGAAAAAGCCCAAGAAGGTATGGACCAAGATAAGGCTAAAGAGCTTGAAAAGAAAATGCGTAATGCAGAATTTACTTTTGATGACTTTTTGGATCAAATGGAACAAGTAAGAAAAATGGGTCCATTAGACCAAGTTCTTGGTATGTTACCTGGAGCTAATAAGATTAAAGGTATTCAAAACATGCAAGTAGATGAGAAACAATTAGCGAGAGTAGAAGCGATTGTAAAGTCTATGACTAAGCATGAAAAGCAGAATCCCGAAGTCATTAACGCTAGCCGACGTAAACGTATTGCGGCAGGTAGTGGTACCCAGGTTTCTGATGTAAATCGCTTGTTAAAGCAATTTACAGATATGAAGAAAATGATGAAGCAATTTACATCCGTTCAAAAAGGAAAAGGGAAAAAGAAATTTAAGCTTCCGTTTTTCTAA
- the ylqF gene encoding ribosome biogenesis GTPase YlqF gives MVCLTIQWFPGHMAKARREISEKLNVIDVVIELLDARLPLSSQNPMIQDIIKEKPKIVLLNKADIADQSVTNRWVSYFAAQDITAIPVNSQTGDGLQRVPKEAMKTVEQKAQKLLDKGFNPRAVRAIIIGIPNVGKSTLINKLANKTIAKTSDKPGVTKKQQWIKVGTEMELLDTPGILWPKFEDEAIGYRLAISGAIKEEVFDFETAGYYLAQFLSENYKDLVKDRYNLKEVPEAPMEVLEEIGRKRGCLRSGGIVDTSLAGEILLRDYRSQKLGHISLEFPPNPQ, from the coding sequence ATGGTTTGTTTGACAATACAATGGTTTCCCGGCCATATGGCCAAGGCAAGAAGAGAAATATCAGAAAAACTTAATGTTATAGATGTCGTCATAGAGCTTTTGGATGCAAGATTACCATTATCCAGTCAGAATCCAATGATTCAAGATATTATTAAAGAAAAACCGAAAATCGTTCTTTTGAATAAAGCGGATATTGCGGATCAGTCTGTAACGAATCGTTGGGTGTCTTATTTTGCTGCACAGGATATTACCGCAATACCTGTGAACTCACAAACGGGCGATGGACTTCAAAGGGTGCCAAAAGAAGCTATGAAGACCGTTGAGCAAAAGGCGCAAAAGCTACTAGATAAAGGATTTAATCCAAGGGCAGTGCGCGCAATCATTATTGGTATTCCAAACGTCGGAAAGTCGACCTTAATTAATAAATTAGCGAATAAAACAATTGCTAAGACAAGTGATAAGCCAGGTGTAACCAAGAAGCAGCAATGGATTAAAGTAGGTACGGAGATGGAGCTATTAGATACTCCTGGAATTCTATGGCCTAAATTTGAGGATGAAGCGATTGGGTATCGATTAGCAATTAGTGGTGCAATTAAAGAAGAGGTATTTGACTTTGAGACTGCAGGTTACTATTTAGCGCAATTCTTATCTGAAAACTACAAAGATTTAGTAAAAGACCGATATAACCTAAAAGAAGTACCAGAGGCCCCGATGGAAGTTTTAGAGGAAATCGGGCGAAAACGTGGTTGTCTACGTAGTGGCGGTATTGTCGATACATCTTTAGCGGGTGAAATACTGCTACGTGATTATCGAAGCCAAAAATTAGGTCACATATCCCTTGAATTTCCACCAAACCCTCAGTAG
- the rimM gene encoding ribosome maturation factor RimM (Essential for efficient processing of 16S rRNA), with translation MKTYQGNKIFRVGKIVNTQGIKGELRIVPVTDFPDRFQRGEEFIVEDAKGQQFVTIVESARPHKNFILLKFKDMNSINDVEKWKGGELFVTEENLAPLEEGEYYFHQLIGLQVYTEDQVHVGTLDDILQTGANDVYVVKRPGQKDLLLPVIDECIREVNLDKNQIIVYIMPGLE, from the coding sequence ATGAAAACATACCAAGGTAATAAAATATTTAGAGTCGGTAAAATTGTAAACACTCAGGGAATTAAAGGTGAACTAAGGATTGTTCCGGTCACGGATTTCCCAGATCGATTTCAACGTGGTGAAGAATTTATTGTAGAAGATGCAAAAGGCCAGCAATTTGTAACAATCGTTGAAAGCGCTCGTCCACATAAAAACTTCATCCTCCTCAAATTTAAAGATATGAACTCTATCAATGATGTGGAGAAATGGAAGGGTGGAGAGCTCTTTGTAACGGAAGAGAATTTAGCGCCACTGGAAGAAGGAGAATATTACTTTCACCAACTAATTGGCCTACAAGTCTATACAGAAGATCAGGTTCATGTTGGAACATTAGATGACATTTTGCAAACAGGTGCTAATGATGTGTACGTGGTGAAACGTCCAGGTCAGAAGGATTTACTCTTACCTGTAATCGATGAATGTATTCGTGAGGTTAACTTAGATAAAAACCAAATCATCGTATATATTATGCCAGGGCTAGAATAA
- the ylxM gene encoding YlxM family DNA-binding protein, translating into MLEKTTRVNLLYDFYGSLLSDKQRDFFELYYHDDWSLGEISEKYEISRQGVYDNLRRSVRSLEEYEEKLGLYQEDLRKTAILETIEDCINQTGLDPSDKDKLIVLMKSLQMND; encoded by the coding sequence TTGTTAGAAAAGACAACAAGGGTTAACTTGCTTTATGATTTTTATGGATCACTTCTATCAGATAAGCAACGTGATTTCTTTGAACTTTATTATCATGACGATTGGTCGTTAGGAGAAATTTCAGAGAAATATGAGATTTCTAGACAAGGCGTTTATGATAATCTTAGAAGATCCGTGAGATCCTTAGAAGAATATGAAGAGAAGCTGGGCCTGTATCAAGAAGATTTACGTAAAACAGCAATACTTGAAACTATAGAAGATTGCATTAATCAAACGGGATTAGACCCAAGTGATAAAGATAAATTGATTGTGTTGATGAAAAGTCTGCAAATGAATGACTGA
- the trmD gene encoding tRNA (guanosine(37)-N1)-methyltransferase TrmD, protein MKIDILTIFPEMFTGVLQSSILKRAQESQAVSIHTINFRDYATDKHKTVDDYPYGGGGGMVLKPEPIFRAIESLNHAADTRVILMCPQGATFTQEKAVEFSKAEHLIFICGHYEGYDERIREHIVTDEISIGDYVLTGGELPAMVIIDSVVRLLPGVLGNDTSAVYDSFSTGLLEHPHYTRPCDFRDMKVPEVLTGGNHRLIDEWRRQQSLIRTLKRRPELLEKMELSPKDKEFIEKHLVSEL, encoded by the coding sequence ATGAAAATCGATATATTAACAATATTTCCAGAGATGTTTACTGGAGTTTTGCAGTCTAGCATCTTAAAACGAGCCCAAGAAAGCCAGGCTGTTTCTATACATACAATTAATTTTCGTGATTATGCTACGGACAAGCATAAAACAGTCGATGACTATCCTTATGGTGGGGGGGGGGGAATGGTTTTAAAACCAGAGCCTATTTTCCGAGCGATTGAATCCCTCAATCATGCAGCGGATACTCGAGTAATTTTAATGTGTCCCCAAGGGGCAACCTTTACTCAGGAGAAGGCTGTAGAGTTTAGCAAAGCAGAACATCTGATTTTCATTTGTGGTCACTATGAAGGATACGATGAGCGTATCCGTGAACACATAGTGACTGATGAGATATCGATTGGTGATTATGTACTTACAGGTGGGGAATTGCCAGCAATGGTTATTATCGATAGTGTTGTTCGCCTCCTACCTGGTGTTCTAGGCAATGACACCTCAGCTGTATATGATTCATTTAGTACTGGCCTCCTTGAACATCCACATTACACTAGACCATGTGATTTTAGAGATATGAAGGTTCCTGAAGTGCTTACTGGTGGGAATCATCGTTTGATTGATGAATGGAGAAGACAACAGTCCCTCATTCGTACTTTAAAAAGAAGACCAGAATTATTAGAAAAAATGGAATTATCCCCAAAAGATAAGGAATTTATAGAAAAACACCTTGTATCTGAATTGTAA
- the ftsY gene encoding signal recognition particle-docking protein FtsY, with protein MGLFQKLKEKLLDTKQDIEEVSLKFKEGLSKTRDSFVGKMEDLLRRSKKIDEEFYEELEEILIGSDIGVNTVLELMDELRDEVKEKRISDATELQPILSNKLKSILKDHDNALNFQQNEMTVIVIVGVNGVGKTTTIGKLAHKFKQQNLKVVLAAGDTFRAAAIDQLKVWGGRVGVDVIAQQEGSDPAAVMYDAIHAARARKADVLICDTAGRLHNKANLMNELNKVYRVIGKEVPGAPHEVLLVLDATTGQNALQQAKTFGETAGVTGIVLTKLDGTAKGGIVIAISKELSIPVKLVGLGEKMEDLQEFDQQKFVDALFPTQVFEEPLIDENDDLYTELELQDESEEKNQ; from the coding sequence GTGGGATTATTTCAAAAACTTAAAGAAAAGCTTTTAGATACAAAGCAAGATATTGAGGAAGTAAGTTTAAAGTTTAAAGAGGGGCTTTCGAAGACCCGTGATTCTTTTGTTGGTAAAATGGAAGACTTATTGAGAAGAAGTAAAAAGATTGATGAAGAGTTCTATGAGGAATTGGAAGAGATTTTGATTGGTTCAGATATTGGTGTTAACACGGTATTAGAATTGATGGATGAACTTCGTGATGAAGTCAAAGAAAAGAGAATCAGTGACGCCACTGAGCTTCAACCTATCTTGTCCAACAAACTTAAATCGATTTTAAAGGATCACGATAATGCATTAAATTTTCAACAAAACGAGATGACTGTAATTGTAATCGTTGGCGTGAATGGCGTAGGTAAGACAACAACGATTGGCAAGCTAGCACATAAGTTTAAACAGCAAAATCTAAAGGTAGTATTAGCTGCGGGAGATACATTCCGTGCTGCAGCCATTGACCAATTAAAGGTTTGGGGTGGCCGAGTAGGCGTTGATGTCATTGCTCAGCAGGAAGGTTCTGATCCAGCAGCAGTGATGTATGACGCAATTCATGCAGCAAGAGCACGCAAAGCTGACGTCCTAATTTGTGATACTGCTGGACGCTTGCATAATAAAGCGAATCTAATGAATGAATTGAATAAAGTGTATCGAGTGATTGGGAAAGAAGTGCCTGGAGCACCTCATGAAGTACTTCTAGTTTTAGATGCTACTACAGGACAGAATGCACTCCAACAAGCGAAAACTTTTGGTGAGACTGCAGGTGTAACAGGAATCGTCTTAACAAAACTAGACGGTACTGCTAAAGGTGGAATTGTAATTGCTATTAGTAAGGAACTAAGCATACCAGTAAAGCTAGTCGGCCTTGGCGAGAAGATGGAAGATTTACAAGAATTCGACCAACAAAAGTTTGTCGATGCCTTATTCCCAACTCAAGTCTTTGAAGAACCATTGATAGATGAGAACGACGACCTATATACAGAATTAGAGTTGCAAGATGAATCAGAAGAAAAAAATCAGTAA